One window of the Lytechinus variegatus isolate NC3 chromosome 3, Lvar_3.0, whole genome shotgun sequence genome contains the following:
- the LOC121410212 gene encoding ATP-binding cassette sub-family C member 9-like isoform X2 — protein sequence MAAVTDKVLSWLCRGGNSSTTNFSIILHPEEHRTPNTCSTDIVLFSINLVFCILTSLVFFFVRLCNISRTTDHDYIIRYPGHVIRWLLYILYILICLTMLGEGILTSHQHHFGAPPIMYISPLAALLASIFVMLYYHYMEYWDLPGMWPLQLLYWVSLLIVECFRAFDFYRDDITSRDMIWVVNKSMIAVDGTMCLIEIYLLIKKGFSLVSSNQIHSELKERKYLHDDCSLPSALLYSWMNGMFKKGMHEAIEIDDMGSLPEEHSAKYSSERFAKILLQEKERARKKGREISFNRALFHFLKKGLYVSGILKFVGDSSGFATPYLISGIITWATLHGKDSGETGQTYQMTESYYITVGDFFSNGFVLVIALFFQLVFQKICTQLSYHYVILEGAKARAAIQSAVYSKTLRLSTSGIGSGSLTQGQIANHMSVDPRSIFLALQWIHSIWSIPYQVIVFVIILYYQLGFSALVSCLVLPLSIPIQIYIANRQTFYQKGAMIQSDERLKQTNEVLQGMKVVKLNAWEKIFQKAIEITRRKEVKKLRIQMLWRVQLNTLANAVPLLLMLFALSLYSVFSGKSLTPDVAFTSLSVINQLQLPLQLLPRVSAFFVIAVVSMRRLGKFFKAPEIEGNLLTGKGMNGDTVDEEYKEVSDSSALIKKLKKGNVKEYGATHYTRLTNGHSESDAEAIPMMSINGDTLPANIALKVTNGSFSWSGETRTPIISDVNIDIPAGKLTMIVGKIGAGKSSLLSAMLDEMITLNGDVKQRSKKIGVAYAAQTAWLINASLKDNILFGKPFNYKRYKRILHACCLQPDIDILPMGDLTEIGEKGINLSGGQKQRISVARAMYSSYDVVILDDPLSALDVHVGSHMFFKGILDFLIEEGRTVVLVTHQVQYLDHADQVIYLQDGYVCRRGTMREIEQDDPSLVQSWNVTLKTDNEIETAVGYCSSTDEEREVLKKRVSKSKKGEQNDIEVIDESSSTLIGLEERNRGSVSIWYYWYYLCKFGLCQGFLVCLFAILQNAATAGTQFWLSAWSSAGAELPVNATVEESNAVLKKYVGIYCVLNGSDILLGTVWTTILLIQCVHASKTLHNLMLTRILRAPMRFFDTTPLGRIMNRFASDMQKLDQTQGPFILGLFKFLLSTLAGVVVNAIISWYFIVAMIPITLAYMILMKVFIDTSREMQRLVSISNSPVFSHFSETLGGLTTIRAYRLQKRFKKNIIGKIERNHVSFCFLQDSNRWLGIRLDLTGCMMVLAAGLTSLAASSLHPATFGASLVGLAITYACKAAYSLTWVVRNATSVEMGMNSVERIEYYTKVDNEKYRGSITPKPSWPDKGHVTYNRVYARYAANLPAVLQGVNIDFKPGMKVGICGRTGSGKSSLTLTLFRIIDTFKGVIKIDGVDISKLSLTDLRGRLAIIPQDPVMFTGTVRFNLDPEKRRTDTEIWDALEIAQLKKLVSDLPNSLDSMVYEGGDNFSVGEKQLFCLARAMLKKSRILIMDEATASIDVHTDAILQEVVATAFKEETVITIAHRVSTILDSDQIVVLSEGHVAELGTPESLLAKEDSIFASLVRAKS from the exons ATGGCAGCAGTAACAGACAAAGTTCTTTCCTGGTTGTGCCGAGGGGGAAACTCGTCGACGACGAACTTTTCAATAATTCTTCATCCTGAGGAACATAGGACACCTAATACATGTTCAACGGACATTGTTCTCTTCAGCATTAACTTGGTATTCTGTATATTAACTTCACTAGTTTTCTTTTTCGTACGACTATGTAACATCTCACGTACGACTGATCATGACTACATCATCCGTTACCCAGGGCATGTGATCCGTTGGTTGCTTTACATACTCTATATCCTCATCTGTCTGACGATGCTCGGAGAAGGTATATTAACCTCTCATCAACATCACTTTGGAGCTCCACCGATTATGTACATCTCACCATTAGCTGCACTCCTGGCCTCTATCTTTGTAATGttatattatcattacatgGAGTATTGGGATCTACCTGGAATGTGGCCTTTACAGTTGTTGTATTGGGTTTCCCTCCTCATCGTGGAGTGCTTCAGAGCTTTTGATTTTTATCGCGACGACATTACATCACGTGACATGATCTGGGTGGTCAATAAGTCAATGATAGCTGTTGATGGAACGATGTGTTTAATCGAGATATATCTCCTGATCAAGAAG GGATTCAGCCTCGTATCTTCAAACCAAATTCATTCTGAGCTCAAGGAAAGGAAGTACCTTCATGATGACTGCAGTTTACCTTCTGCGCTTCTTTATTCCTGGATGAACGGAATGTTTAAGAAAGGCATGCATGAAGCTATTGAAATCGATGATATGGGAAGTTTACCCGAGGAGCATTCAGCAAAGTACAGTAGTGAACGCTTTGCAAAGATTCTACTTCAAGAAAAG GAAAGAGCGAGAAAGAAAGGCCGCGAGATCAGTTTTAACCGAGCGCTCTTCCATTTCCTTAAGAAAGGATTATATGTATCTGGAATTCTCAAATTCGTCGGAGATTCTTCAGGTTTTGCAACACCGTATTTAATATCTGGTATTATCACATGGGCAACCTTACATGGGAAGGACTCCGGCGAGACAGGGCAAACATATCAA ATGACGGAATCATATTACATCACAGTAGGAGATTTCTTTTCCAATGGATTTGTTCTCGTGATAGCCCTCTTTTTCCAGTTGGTTTTCCAGAAGATCTGTACTCAATTAAGTTATCATTACGTCATCTTAGAGGGAGCCAAGGCCAGAGCTGCTATTCAG TCAGCAGTGTATTCTAAAACCTTGCGTTTGTCAACTTCTGGGATTGGAAGCGGGTCGCTAACCCAGGGCCAGATTGCTAACCATATGTCTGTTGATCCTCGAAGTATCTTCTTAGCACTACAATGGATCCATTCCATCTGGTCGATACCTTATCAG GTCATTGTTTTCGTGATAATCCTCTACTACCAGCTGGGATTTTCAGCCCTTGTTAGTTGTTTGGTCCTTCCACTCTCGATACCTATTCAAATCTACATTGCTAATAGACAAACTTTCTACCAAAAAGGAGCAATG aTACAATCAGACGAGCGCTTAAAGCAGACTAACGAGGTCTTACAAGGAATGAAAGTTGTAAAATTAAATGCCTgggagaaaatatttcaaaaggcTATCGAGATCACCAGGAGGAAAGAAGTTAAAAAGCTCAGGATTCAGATGCTGTGGCGGGTTCAGCTAA ataccTTGGCCAATGCAGTACCTCTTCTTCTCATGCTTTTC GCTCTGAGCTTGTATAGTGTATTCTCTGGTAAGAGTTTGACTCCTGATGTAGCCTTCACGTCGCTTTCAGTGATCAACCAGCTTCAACTCCCTTTACAATTACTACCTCGTGTATCTGCTTTCTTTGTCATCGCTGTAGTCAGTATGCGTCGATTAGGAAAGTTTTTCAAAGCACCTGAGATCGAAGGAAATTTGTTGACTGGTAAAGGGATGAACGGAGACACCGTTGATGAAGAGTATAAAGAA GTTTCTGATTCCAGCGCTTTAATTAAGAAATTGAAGAAAGGAAATGTCAAGGAATATGGAGCAACCCATTATACAAGATTAACGAACGGTCATAGTGAATCGGACGCCGAAGCTATTCCAATGATGAGCATAAATGGTGACACACTTCCAGCCAACATTGCATTGAAG GTGACTAATGGGTCATTCTCATGGAGCGGTGAGACTCGGACACCGATAATATCCGACGTAAATATTGATATTCCTGCAG GTAAACTTACAATGATTGTTGGTAAGATAGGAGCGGGTAAATCTTCTCTCTTGTCAGCCATGTTGGATGAAATGATCACATTGAATGGAGATGTCAAGCAACGAAG CAAAAAGATCGGAGTTGCATATGCAGCACAGACAGCATGGCTCATCAATGCTAGCCTGAAGGACAATATCCTATTTGGAAAACCTTTCAACTACAAAAG ATACAAACGGATATTGCATGCCTGTTGCCTGCAACCAGACATTGACATTCTTCCAATGGGAGACCTAACGGAGATTGGTGAGAAAGGTATCAACCTTAGCGGAGGTCAGAAGCAACGCATCAGCGTCGCAAGGGCAATGTATAGCTCATATGACGTCGTTATTTTA GACGATCCACTATCTGCTCTTGATGTGCATGTTGGTAGTCATATGTTCTTCAAAGGTATTCTGGATTTCTTGATTGAGGAAGGAAGAACTGTTGTTCTTGTCACCCATCAGGTTCAATACTTGGATCACGCTGATCAA GTTATCTACCTGCAAGATGGATATGTATGTAGGAGAGGAACAATGAGAGAAATTGAACAAGATGATCCCAGCCTTGTACAGTCTTGGAATGTAACTCTAAAAACTGATAATGAGATAGAAACGGCAGTAGGATATTGCAGTTCAACAGATGAAGAACGAGAAGTTCTAAAAAAACGAGTCTCAAAGTCCAAGAAAG gTGAACAGAATGACATAGAGGTGATTGATGAGTCTTCCAGTACATTGATCGGTTTGGAAGAGAGAAATCGAGGTTCCGTATCTATCTGGTATTACTGGTATTACCTATGTAAGTTTGGGTTATGCCAAGGCTTCTTGGTCTGTTTATTTGCAATACTTCAGAACGCTGCTACAGCCGGAACACAGTTCTGGCTTTCTGCTTGGTCATCAGCTGGAGCCGAATTACCAGTTAATGCAACAGTT GAAGAAAGCAATGCTGTGCTAAAGAAGTATGTGGGTATATATTGTGTTCTGAATGGATCTGATATTCTGTTGGGCACTGTATGGACTACGATACTACTCATCCAGTGTGTTCATGCTTCAAAGACTCTACATAATTTGATGCTTACTAGAATACTCAGAGCACCAATGAG ATTTTTCGACACGACTCCGCTTGGACGAATCATGAATCGTTTTGCTTCAGATATGCAGAAACTTGATCAG ACGCAAGGACCTTTTATCCTGGGTTTATTTAAGTTTCTCTTGAGTACTTTGGCTGGTGTAGTAGTTAACGCAATCATCTCTTGGTATTTCATCGTTGCTATGATACCTATTACATTGGCTTACATGATTCTCATGAAAGTATTCATCGATACATCTCG GGAAATGCAACGGTTAGTGAGTATTTCAAACTCACCTGTTTTTTCTCATTTCTCTGAGACGCTTGGAGGTCTTACTACTATACGAGCATACAG ACTTCAGAAAAGATTCAAGAAGAATATCATTGGTAAAATTGAGAGAAATCATGTGTCCTTCTGTTTCTTGCAAGACAGTAACCGATGGTTAGGGATACGATTG GATTTAACTGGATGTATGATGGTTCTAGCTGCTGGACTAACCAGTCTTGCTGCATCGTCTCTCCATCCAGCTACATTTGGAGCTAGTCTTGTTGGTCTTGCAATAACGTATGCATGCAAg GCTGCGTATTCCCTGACATGGGTTGTTCGTAATGCCACCAGTGTTGAGATGGGCATGAATTCTGTTGAGAGGATTGAATACTACACCAAGGTAGACAACGAGAAATACCGAG GTTCTATTACGCCAAAGCCTTCCTGGCCTGACAAAGGTCATGTTACATACAATCGAGTGTATGCTAGGTATGCAGCTAATTTACCTGCTGTTCTTCAAGGAGTCAATATTGATTTCAAACCAGGAATGAAG GTTGGTATATGTGGGCGAACGGGAAGTGGGAAATCATCTCTGACATTAACACTTTTCCGAATCATCGATACGTTTAAAG GAGTGATTAAAATCGATGGAGTAGATATTTCCAAGCTATCACTAACCGATTTAAGAGGTCGCCTTGCTATCATACCTCAAGACCCAGTCATGTTCACAGGCACAGTACG ATTTAATTTGGATCCTGAGAAAAGACGAACTGATACGGAGATATGGGATGCTTTGGAAATTGCTCAACTTAAGAAGCTTGTGAGCGATCTTCCGAACAGTCTCG ACTCAATGGTGTACGAGGGAGGAGATAATTTCAGCGTAGGTGAAAAACAACTCTTCTGTCTTGCTCGTGCTATGCTAAAGAAATCTCGCATTTTGATCATGGACGAAGCCACGGCCTCAATTGATGTCCACACG GATGCCATTTTACAAGAAGTGGTCGCAACTGCTTTTAAGGAGGAAACAGTCATTACAATCGCA CATCGAGTATCGACTATACTGGACTCAGATCAGATAGTGGTACTTTCCGAAGGACATGTTGCTGAACTTGGAACACCGGAATCTCTGTTAGCTAAAGAAGATAGCATATTCGCGTCTCTCGTTAGAGCCAAGTCTTAA
- the LOC121410212 gene encoding ATP-binding cassette sub-family C member 9-like isoform X1 has protein sequence MAAVTDKVLSWLCRGGNSSTTNFSIILHPEEHRTPNTCSTDIVLFSINLVFCILTSLVFFFVRLCNISRTTDHDYIIRYPGHVIRWLLYILYILICLTMLGEGILTSHQHHFGAPPIMYISPLAALLASIFVMLYYHYMEYWDLPGMWPLQLLYWVSLLIVECFRAFDFYRDDITSRDMIWVVNKSMIAVDGTMCLIEIYLLIKKGFSLVSSNQIHSELKERKYLHDDCSLPSALLYSWMNGMFKKGMHEAIEIDDMGSLPEEHSAKYSSERFAKILLQEKERARKKGREISFNRALFHFLKKGLYVSGILKFVGDSSGFATPYLISGIITWATLHGKDSGETGQTYQMTESYYITVGDFFSNGFVLVIALFFQLVFQKICTQLSYHYVILEGAKARAAIQSAVYSKTLRLSTSGIGSGSLTQGQIANHMSVDPRSIFLALQWIHSIWSIPYQVIVFVIILYYQLGFSALVSCLVLPLSIPIQIYIANRQTFYQKGAMIQSDERLKQTNEVLQGMKVVKLNAWEKIFQKAIEITRRKEVKKLRIQMLWRVQLNTLANAVPLLLMLFALSLYSVFSGKSLTPDVAFTSLSVINQLQLPLQLLPRVSAFFVIAVVSMRRLGKFFKAPEIEGNLLTGKGMNGDTVDEEYKEKVSDSSALIKKLKKGNVKEYGATHYTRLTNGHSESDAEAIPMMSINGDTLPANIALKVTNGSFSWSGETRTPIISDVNIDIPAGKLTMIVGKIGAGKSSLLSAMLDEMITLNGDVKQRSKKIGVAYAAQTAWLINASLKDNILFGKPFNYKRYKRILHACCLQPDIDILPMGDLTEIGEKGINLSGGQKQRISVARAMYSSYDVVILDDPLSALDVHVGSHMFFKGILDFLIEEGRTVVLVTHQVQYLDHADQVIYLQDGYVCRRGTMREIEQDDPSLVQSWNVTLKTDNEIETAVGYCSSTDEEREVLKKRVSKSKKGEQNDIEVIDESSSTLIGLEERNRGSVSIWYYWYYLCKFGLCQGFLVCLFAILQNAATAGTQFWLSAWSSAGAELPVNATVEESNAVLKKYVGIYCVLNGSDILLGTVWTTILLIQCVHASKTLHNLMLTRILRAPMRFFDTTPLGRIMNRFASDMQKLDQTQGPFILGLFKFLLSTLAGVVVNAIISWYFIVAMIPITLAYMILMKVFIDTSREMQRLVSISNSPVFSHFSETLGGLTTIRAYRLQKRFKKNIIGKIERNHVSFCFLQDSNRWLGIRLDLTGCMMVLAAGLTSLAASSLHPATFGASLVGLAITYACKAAYSLTWVVRNATSVEMGMNSVERIEYYTKVDNEKYRGSITPKPSWPDKGHVTYNRVYARYAANLPAVLQGVNIDFKPGMKVGICGRTGSGKSSLTLTLFRIIDTFKGVIKIDGVDISKLSLTDLRGRLAIIPQDPVMFTGTVRFNLDPEKRRTDTEIWDALEIAQLKKLVSDLPNSLDSMVYEGGDNFSVGEKQLFCLARAMLKKSRILIMDEATASIDVHTDAILQEVVATAFKEETVITIAHRVSTILDSDQIVVLSEGHVAELGTPESLLAKEDSIFASLVRAKS, from the exons ATGGCAGCAGTAACAGACAAAGTTCTTTCCTGGTTGTGCCGAGGGGGAAACTCGTCGACGACGAACTTTTCAATAATTCTTCATCCTGAGGAACATAGGACACCTAATACATGTTCAACGGACATTGTTCTCTTCAGCATTAACTTGGTATTCTGTATATTAACTTCACTAGTTTTCTTTTTCGTACGACTATGTAACATCTCACGTACGACTGATCATGACTACATCATCCGTTACCCAGGGCATGTGATCCGTTGGTTGCTTTACATACTCTATATCCTCATCTGTCTGACGATGCTCGGAGAAGGTATATTAACCTCTCATCAACATCACTTTGGAGCTCCACCGATTATGTACATCTCACCATTAGCTGCACTCCTGGCCTCTATCTTTGTAATGttatattatcattacatgGAGTATTGGGATCTACCTGGAATGTGGCCTTTACAGTTGTTGTATTGGGTTTCCCTCCTCATCGTGGAGTGCTTCAGAGCTTTTGATTTTTATCGCGACGACATTACATCACGTGACATGATCTGGGTGGTCAATAAGTCAATGATAGCTGTTGATGGAACGATGTGTTTAATCGAGATATATCTCCTGATCAAGAAG GGATTCAGCCTCGTATCTTCAAACCAAATTCATTCTGAGCTCAAGGAAAGGAAGTACCTTCATGATGACTGCAGTTTACCTTCTGCGCTTCTTTATTCCTGGATGAACGGAATGTTTAAGAAAGGCATGCATGAAGCTATTGAAATCGATGATATGGGAAGTTTACCCGAGGAGCATTCAGCAAAGTACAGTAGTGAACGCTTTGCAAAGATTCTACTTCAAGAAAAG GAAAGAGCGAGAAAGAAAGGCCGCGAGATCAGTTTTAACCGAGCGCTCTTCCATTTCCTTAAGAAAGGATTATATGTATCTGGAATTCTCAAATTCGTCGGAGATTCTTCAGGTTTTGCAACACCGTATTTAATATCTGGTATTATCACATGGGCAACCTTACATGGGAAGGACTCCGGCGAGACAGGGCAAACATATCAA ATGACGGAATCATATTACATCACAGTAGGAGATTTCTTTTCCAATGGATTTGTTCTCGTGATAGCCCTCTTTTTCCAGTTGGTTTTCCAGAAGATCTGTACTCAATTAAGTTATCATTACGTCATCTTAGAGGGAGCCAAGGCCAGAGCTGCTATTCAG TCAGCAGTGTATTCTAAAACCTTGCGTTTGTCAACTTCTGGGATTGGAAGCGGGTCGCTAACCCAGGGCCAGATTGCTAACCATATGTCTGTTGATCCTCGAAGTATCTTCTTAGCACTACAATGGATCCATTCCATCTGGTCGATACCTTATCAG GTCATTGTTTTCGTGATAATCCTCTACTACCAGCTGGGATTTTCAGCCCTTGTTAGTTGTTTGGTCCTTCCACTCTCGATACCTATTCAAATCTACATTGCTAATAGACAAACTTTCTACCAAAAAGGAGCAATG aTACAATCAGACGAGCGCTTAAAGCAGACTAACGAGGTCTTACAAGGAATGAAAGTTGTAAAATTAAATGCCTgggagaaaatatttcaaaaggcTATCGAGATCACCAGGAGGAAAGAAGTTAAAAAGCTCAGGATTCAGATGCTGTGGCGGGTTCAGCTAA ataccTTGGCCAATGCAGTACCTCTTCTTCTCATGCTTTTC GCTCTGAGCTTGTATAGTGTATTCTCTGGTAAGAGTTTGACTCCTGATGTAGCCTTCACGTCGCTTTCAGTGATCAACCAGCTTCAACTCCCTTTACAATTACTACCTCGTGTATCTGCTTTCTTTGTCATCGCTGTAGTCAGTATGCGTCGATTAGGAAAGTTTTTCAAAGCACCTGAGATCGAAGGAAATTTGTTGACTGGTAAAGGGATGAACGGAGACACCGTTGATGAAGAGTATAAAGAA AAGGTTTCTGATTCCAGCGCTTTAATTAAGAAATTGAAGAAAGGAAATGTCAAGGAATATGGAGCAACCCATTATACAAGATTAACGAACGGTCATAGTGAATCGGACGCCGAAGCTATTCCAATGATGAGCATAAATGGTGACACACTTCCAGCCAACATTGCATTGAAG GTGACTAATGGGTCATTCTCATGGAGCGGTGAGACTCGGACACCGATAATATCCGACGTAAATATTGATATTCCTGCAG GTAAACTTACAATGATTGTTGGTAAGATAGGAGCGGGTAAATCTTCTCTCTTGTCAGCCATGTTGGATGAAATGATCACATTGAATGGAGATGTCAAGCAACGAAG CAAAAAGATCGGAGTTGCATATGCAGCACAGACAGCATGGCTCATCAATGCTAGCCTGAAGGACAATATCCTATTTGGAAAACCTTTCAACTACAAAAG ATACAAACGGATATTGCATGCCTGTTGCCTGCAACCAGACATTGACATTCTTCCAATGGGAGACCTAACGGAGATTGGTGAGAAAGGTATCAACCTTAGCGGAGGTCAGAAGCAACGCATCAGCGTCGCAAGGGCAATGTATAGCTCATATGACGTCGTTATTTTA GACGATCCACTATCTGCTCTTGATGTGCATGTTGGTAGTCATATGTTCTTCAAAGGTATTCTGGATTTCTTGATTGAGGAAGGAAGAACTGTTGTTCTTGTCACCCATCAGGTTCAATACTTGGATCACGCTGATCAA GTTATCTACCTGCAAGATGGATATGTATGTAGGAGAGGAACAATGAGAGAAATTGAACAAGATGATCCCAGCCTTGTACAGTCTTGGAATGTAACTCTAAAAACTGATAATGAGATAGAAACGGCAGTAGGATATTGCAGTTCAACAGATGAAGAACGAGAAGTTCTAAAAAAACGAGTCTCAAAGTCCAAGAAAG gTGAACAGAATGACATAGAGGTGATTGATGAGTCTTCCAGTACATTGATCGGTTTGGAAGAGAGAAATCGAGGTTCCGTATCTATCTGGTATTACTGGTATTACCTATGTAAGTTTGGGTTATGCCAAGGCTTCTTGGTCTGTTTATTTGCAATACTTCAGAACGCTGCTACAGCCGGAACACAGTTCTGGCTTTCTGCTTGGTCATCAGCTGGAGCCGAATTACCAGTTAATGCAACAGTT GAAGAAAGCAATGCTGTGCTAAAGAAGTATGTGGGTATATATTGTGTTCTGAATGGATCTGATATTCTGTTGGGCACTGTATGGACTACGATACTACTCATCCAGTGTGTTCATGCTTCAAAGACTCTACATAATTTGATGCTTACTAGAATACTCAGAGCACCAATGAG ATTTTTCGACACGACTCCGCTTGGACGAATCATGAATCGTTTTGCTTCAGATATGCAGAAACTTGATCAG ACGCAAGGACCTTTTATCCTGGGTTTATTTAAGTTTCTCTTGAGTACTTTGGCTGGTGTAGTAGTTAACGCAATCATCTCTTGGTATTTCATCGTTGCTATGATACCTATTACATTGGCTTACATGATTCTCATGAAAGTATTCATCGATACATCTCG GGAAATGCAACGGTTAGTGAGTATTTCAAACTCACCTGTTTTTTCTCATTTCTCTGAGACGCTTGGAGGTCTTACTACTATACGAGCATACAG ACTTCAGAAAAGATTCAAGAAGAATATCATTGGTAAAATTGAGAGAAATCATGTGTCCTTCTGTTTCTTGCAAGACAGTAACCGATGGTTAGGGATACGATTG GATTTAACTGGATGTATGATGGTTCTAGCTGCTGGACTAACCAGTCTTGCTGCATCGTCTCTCCATCCAGCTACATTTGGAGCTAGTCTTGTTGGTCTTGCAATAACGTATGCATGCAAg GCTGCGTATTCCCTGACATGGGTTGTTCGTAATGCCACCAGTGTTGAGATGGGCATGAATTCTGTTGAGAGGATTGAATACTACACCAAGGTAGACAACGAGAAATACCGAG GTTCTATTACGCCAAAGCCTTCCTGGCCTGACAAAGGTCATGTTACATACAATCGAGTGTATGCTAGGTATGCAGCTAATTTACCTGCTGTTCTTCAAGGAGTCAATATTGATTTCAAACCAGGAATGAAG GTTGGTATATGTGGGCGAACGGGAAGTGGGAAATCATCTCTGACATTAACACTTTTCCGAATCATCGATACGTTTAAAG GAGTGATTAAAATCGATGGAGTAGATATTTCCAAGCTATCACTAACCGATTTAAGAGGTCGCCTTGCTATCATACCTCAAGACCCAGTCATGTTCACAGGCACAGTACG ATTTAATTTGGATCCTGAGAAAAGACGAACTGATACGGAGATATGGGATGCTTTGGAAATTGCTCAACTTAAGAAGCTTGTGAGCGATCTTCCGAACAGTCTCG ACTCAATGGTGTACGAGGGAGGAGATAATTTCAGCGTAGGTGAAAAACAACTCTTCTGTCTTGCTCGTGCTATGCTAAAGAAATCTCGCATTTTGATCATGGACGAAGCCACGGCCTCAATTGATGTCCACACG GATGCCATTTTACAAGAAGTGGTCGCAACTGCTTTTAAGGAGGAAACAGTCATTACAATCGCA CATCGAGTATCGACTATACTGGACTCAGATCAGATAGTGGTACTTTCCGAAGGACATGTTGCTGAACTTGGAACACCGGAATCTCTGTTAGCTAAAGAAGATAGCATATTCGCGTCTCTCGTTAGAGCCAAGTCTTAA